ATCACCGACGAGCTCGGCGCTATGCAGGCGTTCATTGGCGACCTCTTCTGCATGGAGCCCCACGGCCACGACCTCCTAACAAGGGATTGGCTCAAGCAGATCCATGAGGTCACCTACGACGTCGAGGACTGCGTCGACGACTTCGCCCACCGGCTGCATCACAACCCCACCACCGATCTTTGCTGCTACTCGTTTACCGCCTCCAAAGTCTATGAGGTTTGGACGTGGTGGCCTCGCCACGAAGTAGCTTCTACTTTATCTGAACTCAAGATGCGGGTGCAGCAAATCGGTGAGCGGTGCATCCAGTGCAGCTTCGACAACCCAAAGACCAGCAGCGACAGGCCTGGTGAAGCTGCCATTGGGTTCAACGCTGCAGAGAATCAGCAGACAAGGCTTGTGCTTGTTAGAACCAAGACACCCGTGGGAGTTGAAAGGGACATGGAGATGCTTGGGAAATGGATGCTGACAGCTGAGGGGCCGGCAGAGACCATTGCACAGCAACTTCCAAGCAATAGCACCGTTGTCCCTGTGGAAGAACCTAATGCAGATCCAACAAACCATGGTGTGCTGTGCATAGTCGGATTGGCAGGGGCCGGCAAGACCACAATAGCCAGATCATTATATGAAAACTTCAGTGATCAGTTTGACCGCAGGGCGATGGTCACAGTGTCACAGAAATCTGATGTAGAGGCAGTACTAAGGAGTATACTCTACCAGATCATGCCACAGGTTAGAGAAGGTACCAGGCAGCAGCGGTGGTGGGACACATCTCATGGTAGTATTGGGGGCAGCACCTTGAAGAAAGCATGTGATAGACTACAAACGTTGAAACTTCAAAAACTCAAGAAAGAGCTTAAGGAGCACTTAGAGAAATACAGGTATAACATCCATCAAGTGGTCCTTTGTGTAGCTCATCACTATGCTTTCTATGCATATTACATGAAAGCATCATCGAATTGCATAAACTAGTCTTCACATGATTTACATCAGTTTTTTTTATGTTATTTGAATTCAAGTTGAACAAGATAATTTTTTGCTAGATATGTACTTTCATTTCACTCTTTGTTATTCCAACACTTCATTTACATTGTTTAAAAGTGACTCATCTTGTTATCTTTTCTTCTCATGGCAGTTACCTGCTCGTGCTGGATGATGTTTGTTCTACTGATATGTTGGAGCTGATAAAGAAGTCACTGCCTAAAAGTGAGAAAGGTAGCAGAGTAATTGTTACGTCAAGGTTCCAGGCTGTTGCCAGTGCTTCTGTAAGGAATAAAGGTGATTATCTTTACAAGGCTGTAATCCTCAGCACGGACAAATCTGAAGAATTATTTATGGACATCATGGCTGAAGCTAAAGGTTGCCAGGAACAGCAAGATAAGAGCAAAATTATACCTGAACACTGGGAAATGTGCATGAGGCTGCCATTGGCGATAGTTATCATGGCTGGATATGTTGCCTGCAACCCTCATATTTCTGACTGGAAACAAGTTTTTAAGGATCTGGTACCAGACTATCTGAAACCTCTTTCCCATGATGGATTAATGTGCATTATTGATAATTGCTATTTTGATATGCCACTTGAGATCAAAAGATGCTCTCTATATCTCAGTATATTTCCAAGCGGTTTGCAAAATAGCAGGAAACGCCTCTTAAGAAAATGGATCTCAGAAGCTCTTGTCAGTGAGAAACAAGGATTGAGCGTAGAAGAGGTCGCAGAAACATGCTTCAATCATTTGATAAAGAGACAGATAATTCGAGCTGTGAAGCACAGTAGCAATGGAAAGGTGAAGACCTATGAAGTTCATCACATGATACATGAGTATCTTGTGTGCAAGGCGGGTGAAGAAAATTTTCTCACTGTGGTTGGTGGCCAGTGGTTGGTGGCACCGCCCAGTAATATGGTTCGCCGTTTGTCACTTCAGAGTGATGGTTTGAAGACTGAGAGTGCAAAAAATAACATGAACCTATCCCATGTGCGATCGTTGAGCGTATTTGGTACTTTGAATGGGTTGCTTTCCAAGCCACAAAAGTTGAGAATTGTGCAACATTTGGATCTTGAAGGCTGTACAGATTTCAAACAAGAACACACAAAAGTTGTTTGTGAACTTTTTCTTCTCAAGCACCTCAGCCTCCGCAGAACAGACATCACAAAGCTTCCTAAAGAGATAGGGAAACTTCAGTATTTAGAGACCCTTGACATCAGGGAAACTGGTATTACAAAGTTACCCAAAACTATTTGCCAGCTGGAAAAGGTGAAGAATATACTTGGCGGGAACAAAAAGACACGGAAGGCATTGAAGCTTCCTGTGGATATGAAGAAGAAGCCAATAAAATCCCTCTGTGTACTGTCAGGCATCGAAATTGTCGAAGGACCATCTTCAGTAGCAGATATCCGTCAGCTGACCAAGCTGAGGAAGCTTGTAATCTACAAGTTGAACATCAAGAATGAGGGTAAACTTTTCGATGAATTGAGGTTCTCCATTGAAGATCTTTGTGGCTACTCGCTCCAAACCCTTGTAATTGATGATGGGTCTGCTGGTTTTCTCAGCTCATGGGGTTGTCTCTCCTCCCCGCCCAATTTTCTGAATGCCCTTGAGCTGTCTTGCAAACTGCAGGCGAAAGTGGTTAATCTCCCAAAATGGATCATTGAACTGGACGCACTGACAAAGCTAACCCTCTCAGTCGGGATGCTTAGCTCAGATGCTTTGGTGCAACTTAGCCAGCTGAGGAAGCTGTTCTCTCTCACATTTTCTCTTGATGACGCAGAACAGGGTCTAGAATCGGAAGCCACTTGCAGATAGATCCAGCTTCACTTGGAGCATCCTAACATTACCATGATGATCATAGTTCACCCTGGTGGTTTCGAGAGTCTGAAGCTTCTTCGTTTTTCTGCTCCTTACGTGCCAAAATTGGTGTTTCTGGAGAAGGCTACACCGAACCTCGAAAGGCTTGATCTGCGGTTCTTTGCTTTTGAGGGAGTTGACGGCATAGAACACCTTAAGGTTCTGAAAGAGTTGCACTTAAGTTTACAGAACAATGGAAGTCAGGGTACCAAAAAGATAATACAACAGATTTCAAATGAAGCATGGCAATGTGAGAATGGACCAAAGTTGATTGTTGATCAGTACCATTAGGTAGGCAAATTTCAGTTTTCATATCATCTTAACTTCTGTTCTTCATATCCTTCTGTCTAGCTATATGGGTGAACATCACGTTGACAAAATTTTGCTTCTCATCAGTGCCTATGGATGCGTGCTCAGCAAGGAACTACTACTGAGTGAACCATGCCTGGTGGTGGTGGATAGGGCTGCACTTCCGATTACATGACTGCTTCCGTCCTCTGTTAATCTCTACATCAGTTTCTGTTAGGAGTTTGTGTGGATAACTTCTTGTGCTTCATGTGAAGCCAATGCTTCTTGCCTTGTCCGTATGAGCTTTTGTGTACCGTGCGGTTCTTGATAATGAAAATACAGgctgagcccttggatctgaggagGAAGTAACTTCTTTTACTTAGGAGGAGAATGTGGCGTTTGCTGATGAGGTAGTGCCATAGTGTGGTGGCGAATGGTGATACAGATTTTGTTCTTAGTTGCATGGTGTGATGTGAAACTTGCTAATGCTTTTTGTTCTTTGCTTGAGTATGAGAAGGGATACAACAGCTGCTTTTAGAGAATTTTGAAGGTAATAAATGCTTGGTGCTCTCAGAATAGAACAGCAGATGGATCAAAACAGAGTAAAATGCTTGATTTCCCCGTGGTACTGTAAAGAAGCCGCAGGTAATTAATTTGATGACTGGTTGCATGGCTTAGATGTTGTGGTGTGGCAATCGCCGATTGTGTGACCATTCCTATTTTCCTGCTTCTTTGCGCTGCTGTTTTGGTGTTGGATTCTTGAAGTCTGCAGACTTGCTATTGTTCACAGGCTGCCCATTGGACAGCCATCATTCTGTCCTTGTTGATACTTGTTAATGTTAGTGTATCTGTACTCTCTCTCTCAAAAAAGTTAATGTTAGTGTATCCTGTAACATGTTGAAAGCACGTGCGTGAGATGTGTGCATTTGCAACAAATCCTTGCGATGATATATTAGTATAAGAAGATTTGCATGTTCCTATGGTGACACTCTGCAGGGTTTTTGCTGCATCCTGAAGCTGCTCTGCTCGTTCTATCCACGCCACGGTAGGATTTGCTGTGCATCATGGTGGCTTCTCAGTTTTTGTGGCAGTTTtggctactgctgcttgtctgcctTTTTttaatcaaaataaataaaattgttGAAGTGTTAGTACTGGAGAGTGGAAAGACGATTGCAGCGGATGGTTGGCTTCCGCATTGACACACGCAGTTATGCAGGACGTACATATAAACAGTTTTCTGAGTAACTCGGTCAAAGTTTGTTTTTCAGAAAATCCATACG
Above is a window of Triticum dicoccoides isolate Atlit2015 ecotype Zavitan chromosome 5B, WEW_v2.0, whole genome shotgun sequence DNA encoding:
- the LOC119311884 gene encoding disease resistance protein Pik-2-like; the encoded protein is MDLVAAGRGEAIKWLLNKLGALLAEDYTLTRGVRRDIQYITDELGAMQAFIGDLFCMEPHGHDLLTRDWLKQIHEVTYDVEDCVDDFAHRLHHNPTTDLCCYSFTASKVYEVWTWWPRHEVASTLSELKMRVQQIGERCIQCSFDNPKTSSDRPGEAAIGFNAAENQQTRLVLVRTKTPVGVERDMEMLGKWMLTAEGPAETIAQQLPSNSTVVPVEEPNADPTNHGVLCIVGLAGAGKTTIARSLYENFSDQFDRRAMVTVSQKSDVEAVLRSILYQIMPQVREGTRQQRWWDTSHGSIGGSTLKKACDRLQTLKLQKLKKELKEHLEKYSYLLVLDDVCSTDMLELIKKSLPKSEKGSRVIVTSRFQAVASASVRNKGDYLYKAVILSTDKSEELFMDIMAEAKGCQEQQDKSKIIPEHWEMCMRLPLAIVIMAGYVACNPHISDWKQVFKDLVPDYLKPLSHDGLMCIIDNCYFDMPLEIKRCSLYLSIFPSGLQNSRKRLLRKWISEALVSEKQGLSVEEVAETCFNHLIKRQIIRAVKHSSNGKVKTYEVHHMIHEYLVCKAGEENFLTVVGGQWLVAPPSNMVRRLSLQSDGLKTESAKNNMNLSHVRSLSVFGTLNGLLSKPQKLRIVQHLDLEGCTDFKQEHTKVVCELFLLKHLSLRRTDITKLPKEIGKLQYLETLDIRETGITKLPKTICQLEKVKNILGGNKKTRKALKLPVDMKKKPIKSLCVLSGIEIVEGPSSVADIRQLTKLRKLVIYKLNIKNEGKLFDELRFSIEDLCGYSLQTLVIDDGSAGFLSSWGCLSSPPNFLNALELSCKLQAKVVNLPKWIIELDALTKLTLSVGMLSSDALVQLSQLRKLFSLTFSLDDAEQGLESEATCR